The Oceanicaulis sp. nucleotide sequence AGGCGAACGCGCGCCCCGGCCAGGCCTTGGGCCCGGCGCGGCGGACTTCCTTGCCGTCCGTGCCCGCGCGGTCGCTCATGGGTCGGGGTGGTGGCCGAGCCCGGCGGGAAGGTCAAGCGTTACGCCCCGCAGCCCGGCCTGCTAGGCTGCGCCGGGGACGAAACAGGGGGCTTTCATGATTACAGAAATACTGCTGTCGGCCGGTCTCGCCGGATCGGTGGTTCAGGCGCCGGGCTATGACAGCGCCTACACCTCGCTCGAGCAATGCGAGGAGATCGCGCCCCTCGCCGGCGCGCCCTTCGCCATGCAGTGTGACGGCCGGGACGGGATCGGCGTCGTCGTCGGGTATTCAGACGCGGTGCAGCGCGCCGCGTTCGGCGATCTGGGTCACGAGGCGCAGTTTTCCGAAAGCCCCCTGAACACGGGAGCCTTTCAGGCGCTGGCCGAGACGCTGGAATGGCGGCTTAAGGACGGCGAGGCCTTCGCCACCATTCTCCGATGGACGGCCTACCGGCCGGCGTTCGATCCGGACACAGGCGAGGAGACCGGCGTGTTCGACACGGTCGAGCATTATCTCACCGTTTCCGCGCTGAGGCCCGGCGGCCAGAACGGGGTGAGCGCGTGTCATGTCGCTTATGTCGATCTGTCGACGACCTGGCGGGCCAATGATGTCGCACGCCGGATCGCCGAACGCGACGCGCCCGGCTTTGTCTGCGGCGAAGACGCGCCGCGGTTCGTCGATCCCGACGAATCGATCGCGGTCTTGGAAGACGCGCCGGGCTAGTCGGGCAGAAACGCGGCGTCGAGCGCGTCGACGTCGCCGCGCCAGTTCTCTTCGGAGAGCTCGCAATCGACCCGGGCGGCGAGCACGAGCTGTTTCAGCCGCTCGTGCTGGCCTTCGGTGGCGTATGTGAGTTTCAGCGGTTCGAGCCAGTCCGCGCCGGTCAGCGCGTCCAGCCTGTCGAGCATGGCGTGCGCATATCCCCGCGCCGGATCGGACCCGCAGGCGGGCGAGCGCCTGGTGAGCAGGGCCTGGGCTGCAGCGACCTCCTCGGCGGGAAGAGCGATGAGGATCGTGTCCATCGCTTCTTCGCTGGTCGATAGCGCCACCGCTCCGCTTCGGCCAGACAGCGCCGGTGACTGCGCCTTGATGTCGACCGGCGCGCGATAGACGCCGGAAACGGGCAGGACGACGCCGCTGGACCGCCGATCGATGGTGAAGGCGAAGCGGCCGTCAGGACCGGTGACCGCGGAGCCTGTCTCCGCTTCATCCGAGACCGTCACGCCCTCGGCCGGCTCGCCGTCCAGCGTGTACACGGTTCCGGTCACCGCGACCGTCCGGACCGATCCGCCGCCGGGTATGCAGGCGGCCAGGGCGAGCGCGGCGGCGATGCAGGCGGAAGAAAGAAGGCGCATGAGGTCTCCGGTTCAGGCGGCGAGGCGGTAGTGTGTATCGAGCCCCGGCGCGCCGTCGGCGACGACGCGGCCCTGCTCGACGAGATAGATCATGTGGGCGAGCACCGAATGGGCGGCGGCCGGGTGCAGGCGCGGATCGACGTCCTTGTACATCTCCGCGACCATCGCCTTGATCTGCGTCCGGCCGGCCTGAAGCTGGGCGAGGATCTGGCGTTCGCGATCGCGGCGATGGGCGATATAGGCGTCCAGAAACGGCCGGGGGTCTTCAATCGCCGTGCCGTGAGTGGGGCGGATCACCTTGAAATCGAGCGCCCGGATCCGTTCGAGCTGGGCGATGTAATCGCCCATCGAGCCGTCGGGCGGGCTCACCACCGAGGTCGACCAGCCCATGACATGGTCGCCGGAGAAAAGCGTGCGCTCCTCCTCCAGCGCGTAGCAGACATGGTTCGAGGTGTGCCCCGGCGTATGAAGCGCGCGCAGCGTCCAGCCCGGTCCGGTGAAGACGTCGCCGTCCTCGATCTCGACATCGGGGCGGAAGCTCAGATCGTCCCCGGCCTCCATGCGCACCTCGCCGCCTTCGGGCGCAGAGCCTTTCGGGCTCATCGCATGGACTTTCGCGCCGTGCTTTTTCGCAAGCGTATGGGCGAGCGGGGAGTGGTCGAGATGGTGGTGGGTGACCAGCACGTGCGTCACGCGCTCGCCTTTCAGCGCGGCGTCCAGCGCGGCTTCGTGCTCGGCGATGGCGGGGCCCGGATCGATCACCGCGACCTCGCCCTCGCCGATGATGTAGACCCCCGTGCCGGTGAAGGTGAACGGGCCCGGATTGGGCGCGATCACGCGGCGCACCAGCGCGCTCAGCCGGTCGGGCTGTCCGTACTCGAACGTGAAATCGCGCACGAAGGGGATGGTCATGAACGGTCTCCGGACGCGATTTTCTCGGCGTAGGCGCGCAAGGACGCGGCGATGCGGCGGGTGGCGGCCATCTTGTCGGCCAGGGGCAGGGCGGTGGGCGGTCCCATGTCGGTCTTGTTCACATCGACGATCCATAGCGCGCCGTCACTTCGGTCGCGCAGCACGTCCAGCCCGCCCCATTCAAGGCCCATGGCCGCGCAGAAGTCGGCGATCAGCCCGCGTTCCTCGGCGCTGAAGACCGCGCCGGGGTCGAGCATGCGGACTTGTGAGTTGTGATTGGCGAAGCGCTCGGCGAGCGGACGGCGTTTGAGGAACACGACCGGCACGTCGCCCGCCACGGTGGGGCAGCGCAGATCCTCCACGAGCCCGTCCCCGGCCAGATTGTCGATCAGCCGCTGATAGACCAGGCCCGGCTCGGCGGCCGCAGGGCCGGCCACCACGCGGCCGTCATGGACGCCGTTCGTTTCCGACTTCACCGCCATCGGCCCGTCGAAGGACGCGGGATCGACGGCGAGCGTGCGGCCGGTGACCGCTTCGAACACCGCCGCCACGCGGCTCTTGGACACGTCGGTGCAGCCGGCGTTGATCATGCGCGCGCCGATGTGTTCAGGCGCCGCGCCGCTGGTCGCATCGTCGAAATAAAAGCCGAGATTTGCCTCAGCCGGATCCGCGACCGTCCTGAGGCCGGCGAGCTTGCCTGCGGCCCATACGAGATACCAGGGCCGGGGCCGGTCGGGTGCGAACCAGATTTTCGGGCCGTCCGCACGCCGCGACGCGCCGGCGGCTTCCACGGCGAGATAGAAGCGCAGCCAGGCTAGGACCTCGCCTGCCACCCCCGCGCTGACCGGCACCAGCGCGCCGGTCTTGCGCACGCGCACCGCGCCGCGTTCAAACGTGAAATCGCGCCACCAGGCCTCGGCCGTCATGGTGAATCGCCTCCGCTCCCCAGCGGTTTGACGATACGGGCGCCGGCGGCGCCGGGCAATTCACGAGCCGTTCATGCCGGTTCACGCAAATCTGAGTTCGTGTCGTCCGGGCGCCGGTCTTGCGAGGGAGAATGAAGACCGTCCGCAATCGGGACTATCGCTTTGAACCGTTTCGCAGCCCTCGCCTCAAAGCGCCTGCGCGTCGCCGCGCTCGCCTTTATCGCCGTGCTCGCGGTGAAGGTGGGGGCCGGGCTGGCGGTCGGTGCTCCGGAAACGCCTGCGGCGCCCGCTTCGGTTGAAATCCGCTCCGCTGCGGTGTCGCCCTCGGGCCACAGGGCGGAAATC carries:
- a CDS encoding MBL fold metallo-hydrolase, encoding MTIPFVRDFTFEYGQPDRLSALVRRVIAPNPGPFTFTGTGVYIIGEGEVAVIDPGPAIAEHEAALDAALKGERVTHVLVTHHHLDHSPLAHTLAKKHGAKVHAMSPKGSAPEGGEVRMEAGDDLSFRPDVEIEDGDVFTGPGWTLRALHTPGHTSNHVCYALEEERTLFSGDHVMGWSTSVVSPPDGSMGDYIAQLERIRALDFKVIRPTHGTAIEDPRPFLDAYIAHRRDRERQILAQLQAGRTQIKAMVAEMYKDVDPRLHPAAAHSVLAHMIYLVEQGRVVADGAPGLDTHYRLAA